One window of Diabrotica undecimpunctata isolate CICGRU chromosome 8, icDiaUnde3, whole genome shotgun sequence genomic DNA carries:
- the Wbp2 gene encoding uncharacterized protein Wbp2 — MSLNTAHLNGGVLIHNGEQILLYSDGVSIEWSGQQGNSFYGVKKGSIYLTTHRVIFLNKSSADEMLSFSFPFVTLSEVEIEQPVFGANYIKGKVRAQPNGNWIGEAKFKMTFKHGGAIEFGQALLRAAHFASRGGYDAPPPYVPPQTQWYAAAPPAYAPSAQGYYGWMPPTNVFPQHPPTDGVFMTDAPPPYPGIVPGYQANGYGPPQGPPGYSQGPPMYPGTASYGGQSSAGAAGFQHPPQFASAADAKAHEAAQSAYNNQNSRPPQGYAPPPAYYESPPTYSQATHKKEQ, encoded by the exons ATGTCGTTGAATACGGCACATTTAAACGGAGGGGTTCTAATCCATAATGGAGAACA AATTTTGTTGTATTCAGATGGTGTGAGCATAGAATGGAGTGGTCAACAAGGAAATTCTTTCTACGGAGTTAAGAAGGGCTCTATTTATCTAACAACACACAGAGTAATTTTCCTTAATAAATCTAGTGCAGATGAGATGCTCAGTTTCAGCTTTCCCTTTGTAACACTCAGTGAG GTCGAGATAGAACAACCAGTTTTTGGTGCCAATTACATAAAGGGAAAAGTTCGAGCCCAGCCAAATGGCAATTGGATTGGTGAGGCCAAGTTTAAGATGACCTTTAAGCATGGAGGGGCCATTGAATTTGGACAGGCTCTGCTTAGGGCAGCACATTTTG cCTCCAGAGGTGGTTACGATGCCCCACCTCCATATGTTCCTCCTCAGACCCAGTGGTATGCAGCGGCACCTCCCGCCTATGCTCCTTCAGCACAAG GCTATTATGGCTGGATGCCTCCCACCAATGTATTCCCACAACATCCACCTACTGATGGTGTCTTCATGACTGATGCTCCTCCACCATACCCAGGAATAGTACCTGGCTATCAAGCCAATGGCTATGGACCCCCACAAGGCCCACCTGGTTATTCCCAAGGACCTCCAATGTATCCTGGAACAGCTAGTTATGGCGGTCAGAGTTCTGCTGGAGCAGCTGGTTTTCAACATCCGCCACAATTTGCTAGTGCTGCAG ATGCCAAAGCTCACGAAGCTGCTCAATCAGCCTACAATAATCAAAATAGTAGACCACCACAGGGTTATGCTCCACCACCAGCCTATTAT
- the LOC140447301 gene encoding developmentally-regulated GTP-binding protein 2 gives MGILEKISEIEKEISRTQKNKATEYHLGLLKAKLAKYRSQLLEPSKKSEKGEGFDVLKSGDARVALIGFPSVGKSTLLSTLTKTESEAASYEFTTLTCIPGVIDYNGANIQLLDLPGIIEGAAQGKGRGRQVIAVARTADLVLMMLDATKKDVHRSLLERELESVGIRLNKQKPNIYFKIKKGGGISFNSTCPLTKIDEKLVQMILHEYKIFNAEVLFREDCTADELIDVICANRVYLPCLYVYNKIDQISIEEVDRIARQPNSIVVSCNMKLNLDYLLSTLWEYLSLIRVYTKKPGQPPDFSDGLILRKGVSVEHVCHAIHRTLTQQFKYALVWGTSTKYSPQRVGTSHVMHDEDVIQVVKK, from the exons atgGGTATCTTAGAAAAAATCTCGGAAATAGAAAAGGAAATTTCAAGAACTCAAAAAAATAAAG CAACGGAATACCATTTGGGTCTTTTAAAAGCAAAATTAGCTAAATATAGATCACAATTATTAGAACCATCTAAGAAATCGGAAAAGGGCGAAGGGTTTGACGTATTAAAGAGCGGAGATGCCAGAGTTGCACTTATAGGGTTTCCTTCTGTAGGAAAG TCTACGCTACTTTCTACGTTAACCAAAACTGAAAGTGAAGCTGCTTCTTATGAATTTACAACTTTAACTTGTATACCAGGTGTTATAGATTACAATGGTGCTAATATACAACTGTTAGATTTGCCTGGTATTATAGAAGGAGCAGCACAAGGAAAAGGAAGAG GGAGACAAGTAATAGCAGTTGCAAGAACAGCAGATTTGGTTCTTATGATGTTAGATGCAACTAAAAAGGATGTCCATAGATCGTTACTAGAAAGAGAATTGGAGAGCGTAGGAATAAGACTCAACAAACAAAAacctaatatttattttaag ATAAAGAAAGGTGGTGGCATTTCTTTTAACTCCACTTGTCCATTAACCAAAATAGATGAAAAACTAGTGCAGATGATATTACAtgaatacaaaatttttaatgcTGAAGTTTTATTCAGAGAAGATTGTACCGCTGACGAACTAATAGATGTTATTTGCGCTAACAGAGTATATCTACCATGTCTTTATGTTTACAACAAGATCGATCAAATCTCTATTGAAGAAGTCGATAGAATAGCTAGACAACCTAATAGTATAGTTGTAAG ttGTAACATGAAGCTGAACCTCGACTACCTTCTGTCGACCCTATGGGAATACCTTAGTTTGATAAGAGTATATACAAAGAAACCAGGCCAGCCACCAGATTTTTCGGACGGACTTATTCTGAGGAAAGGAGTTAGTGTAGAACATGTATGCCATGCGATCCACAGAACATTAACTCAACAATTCAAGTATGCTCTCGTCTGGGGTACCAGCACCAAGTACTCTCCACAGCGTGTTGGTACCAGTCACGTGATGCATGATGAAGATGTTATccaagttgttaaaaaataa